One Aquisalimonas asiatica DNA window includes the following coding sequences:
- the galE gene encoding UDP-glucose 4-epimerase GalE: protein MGESTVLVTGGAGYIGSHVTRQLVERGERVVVLDNLSTGFREAVEGAELVVGDTGDAALVNDLMARHAVDTLMHFAAHTVVPESVADPLKYYRNNTNSSRILVEACVANGVRRVVFSSTAAVYGEAGDGTVAEDSPLHPINPYGRSKLATEWVLEDLATAGALEHVTLRYFNVAGCAPDGRIGQSTPNATLLIKVAAEAAAGIRAGMHVFGTDYPTPDGTCIRDFIHVEDLAHAHVLALDHLRDAGASLTLNCGYGHGYSVLEVLRMVEQVAGAPLKINFADRRPGDPVQLVANAARIRETLGWTPRHDDLEVIVRTAIDWERNRRY, encoded by the coding sequence GTGGGCGAATCGACCGTTCTGGTAACCGGCGGGGCCGGCTATATCGGCAGCCACGTCACGCGGCAACTCGTTGAGCGGGGCGAGCGCGTGGTGGTGCTGGACAATCTCTCCACCGGTTTCCGTGAGGCCGTGGAAGGCGCGGAGCTGGTCGTCGGGGACACGGGCGATGCGGCGCTGGTGAACGACCTCATGGCACGCCACGCCGTCGACACGCTGATGCATTTTGCAGCGCACACGGTCGTGCCCGAATCCGTTGCCGATCCATTGAAGTACTACCGCAACAACACCAACAGCAGCCGGATCCTGGTGGAGGCCTGTGTCGCCAATGGCGTGCGCCGGGTGGTGTTCTCCTCCACCGCGGCGGTCTACGGCGAGGCGGGTGACGGGACGGTGGCGGAAGACAGCCCGCTCCACCCCATCAACCCCTACGGTCGCTCGAAACTGGCCACCGAGTGGGTACTGGAGGACCTGGCCACCGCCGGCGCCCTGGAGCACGTGACCCTGCGCTACTTCAACGTGGCCGGCTGTGCGCCGGACGGGCGCATCGGCCAGTCCACGCCCAACGCCACCCTGCTCATCAAGGTTGCCGCGGAAGCGGCTGCGGGCATCCGCGCGGGGATGCACGTCTTCGGCACCGACTACCCGACGCCGGACGGCACCTGCATCCGTGACTTCATCCACGTGGAGGACCTCGCCCACGCGCACGTGCTCGCACTGGATCACCTGCGCGACGCCGGCGCGTCACTCACCCTGAACTGCGGGTACGGCCACGGCTACAGCGTGCTGGAGGTGCTGAGGATGGTGGAGCAGGTGGCAGGAGCACCCCTGAAGATCAACTTTGCGGATCGCCGCCCGGGCGACCCGGTGCAGCTGGTGGCTAACGCCGCGCGCATCCGCGAGACCCTGGGCTGGACGCCACGGCACGACGACCTGGAGGTCATCGTCCGGACCGCAATCGACTGGGAACGAAATCGCCGCTACTGA
- a CDS encoding acyl carrier protein has translation MATLQEVNAILDEALALEGRALEFDRSTPLLGSVPEFDSMAVVSLVTALEEYFGISVDDEDISAETFETVGSLLDFVQQKCEA, from the coding sequence ATGGCGACGTTGCAGGAAGTCAACGCAATTCTGGATGAGGCGCTGGCGCTGGAAGGGCGGGCGCTGGAATTCGATCGCTCCACCCCGCTTCTGGGCTCCGTGCCGGAGTTCGATTCCATGGCCGTGGTCTCCCTGGTGACGGCACTGGAAGAGTACTTCGGCATCAGTGTCGACGACGAGGACATCAGCGCCGAGACCTTCGAGACGGTGGGCTCGCTGCTGGATTTCGTGCAGCAGAAGTGTGAGGCCTGA